The Desulfovibrio fairfieldensis sequence TGGTGGAGAGAACCAGCGCCGTCTGTCTGTACTTGTGCTGCAAGCCTGTCAGCACCGTATTTGATGCTTCGCCGCTGGTGTCGAGGCGTCCGCCCGGGTCAAGCTCGTCCAGGGCGGGAACGCACATCTTCCGTATGGGATCATGAGGATCTGATGGGTCGATCAGAGACAGATAATAGGGCGGAATCGAGAAGGGAAACCGCTTGCTAATCCGTTGCAATTGCTCCAAATGCTCTTCCCGGAAGAAGATGTGCTTTTGCAGTTGCTCAGCTGTCGTCATATTTTCATTGAGCATATTCTGCCAAGGCATAGGCGCACCTCCTTTTTCGGATTGTATCAAATACATAACATGCTGTGTGGATACAAGGCAAGTTATTTTTGCGTTACTGTTTTTGCCGGTCCGACGATGTTCCGCATTTCAAAATGAGAAAAGTTTTCTTTACTTGTTGTACTTCTATGTAATAAATAATTAATTAACTGATATAGAACATAAAAATATTTACTCAGAGTCGGTCCGGAGTGCCTGCAAATCCATAGGGCTCCGTTCACGTCCCGGCCGCCGCGCGCGAAACGGCCGGCCGTGCCGCCGCTGATTGGCCCGCTCCTTGCATATTTTTCGGCAAAGGCCTCTCCGGCCTTGGGCAACGGCTTCGTCCCGTTTTGGGCAACAAGCTGCGGACAAAGGAGTTTTTTATGCAAGACGCGTTGTTTAGCGGGCTGTTCGGCGCGCTGACCACAGAACACCGCATGAACTTCATCGCCAATAATTTGGCGAACGTGAATACCCACGGCTACAAGCGCGACACCCTGGCATTCAAGGATACCATGGCCTCCTACGCGCATGACGAAATCCGCGAGCCGCTGATGAATCTGCGTTCCGACCCCCTGTTTCCCGAGCCCAAGAACATGGCGCGCCCGCGCGTCGCCGTGTCCCAAATCGACTTTTCCCAGGGCTCCATGCAGTTCACCGGCGATCCGCTGGATGTGGCCATCAACGGCGAAAACGCCTTTTTCCGGGTAACCACGCCCAACGGGGATTATTTGACGCGCAACGGGCATTTTCTGTTGTCCGGCGACGGCACGGTGATGACCCCCCAGGGCTATCCGCTCCAGGGAACGGGCGGCAATGTCGTCATCCCGGCGGGCACGCGCAATGTGCTCATCGGCGGCGACGGCCAGGTCATTGCCGACGGCGCGGTGGTCAACCAGATCGCGCTGATCAACGTGGACGATCCGCAGAACCTGGAAAAACTGGGCCATAACCTTTTCCGCCCGCGCGAAAAAGTGGCTGTGGCCGAGGGCGACGCCTACCTGGCCGGTGCGCGGTTGGAGCAGGGCTTCGCCGAAGCGGCCAACGTGCAGGTGGTGACGGAAATGGTCAATATGATCGAGGTGCAGCGTCAGTTTGAGGCTTATCAAAAGGTGATGCAGTCCTCGGACAGCCTGGACCGTGCGGCCAATGAAAAAATAGGGCGCCGCCAGGGCTAGCCCGCGCGCGGCCCTCCCGCGTGACTGAGAGAAGGAGAAATCCCCATGATGCGTTCCCTGTATACCGGCGCCACGGGCATGGTGGCCCAGCAGCTCAACATCGACGTCATTTCCAACAACCTGGCCAACGTCAACACCACGGGCTTCAAAAAAAGCCGGGCCGAGTTTGAGGATCTGATGTACCAGACCATGAAGATCGCCGGGTCCATTACCGAAGGCGACAACCGGCTGCCCGTGGGCATCCAGGTGGGCATGGGCGTGCGGCCCACGGCCGTGCACAAGTTCTTCACCCAGGGCGACTTCCAGAATACGGGCAACGCCCTGGACGTGGCCGTTGAAGGCGACGGCTTTTTCCAGGTGGATGTGAACGGCGAACTGATGTACACCCGCGCCGGTTCCTTCAAGCTCAATCAGGACGGCACCGTGGTCACGGCCAACGGCTACATTCTGCAGCCGGAATTCGCCGTCCCGGCGGAAACCAAGAACATTTCCATTTCCTCCACCGGGCACATCGCGGCCTTGGACAGCGAGGGCCAGGAAATCGCGGGCGCGGAAATTCCTCTCTACACCTTCATCAATCCGGCGGGCCTGGACGCGCGCGGCCGCAACCTCTACACGCCCACCGAAGCCTCGGGCGCGGAAACCGAAGGCGTGCCCGGCACGGACAACGTGGGCACTCTGGCCCAGGGCTTTCTGGAAATGTCCAATGTGGAAGTGGTGGACGAGATGGTCAATATGATCGTGGGCCAGCGCGCTTACGAGGTCAACTCCAAGGCCATTCAGACTTCGGACTCCATGCTGGGCATGGCTGTGCAGCTCAAGCGCAGTTAGGGCATTTCAATTAGGAGCGAAGGGAGATGCGGGGCGGACGGCATATGCTTACCATGCAAGGGATTTCGGCGCGAAAATCGGCTGTTGCGCCGGTTCTGGCCGTGGTCCTGGCCTTGCTCTGCACCCTGTGGCCCGCGCCGTTGCGGGCCTGGCCCCAGGGCGGCGTGCCGCAGGCCGTCTGGCAGGACAGCGAGCGCAACAACCGCCGCTCGCCCTCGCAGATCAAGCGCCAGTTGCGTCCGCCGCAGGTGCGCGCCGCCCAGTTGCCTCTGGCCGACGATGCCCAGGACCAGCGCGCGGCCAAGACCCGCGGTCTCATCGCGGCCAATGCCGCGCCCCTGGCGGCGCCCCCGGCGTCCGGAGATCAGTTGCCCATGCTGGAACAGGGCGAGTGGCGGCTCAAGGTGGCCCCGGCGGCCGTGACCAATACCGACAGCGTGCTGCTGGGCGACATTGCCGCGCCCCTGGGGCATATGGACCCCGCGCTCTGGAGCGACCTTAAAAGCCGCCGGCTCTGGCCCGCGCCGCCGGAAGAGGGCAAACCCCTTCAGATCAACCGCTCCCGCCTCTCCCAGGCCCTGCGCCAGAGCCTGGGCAATGAGCTGGCCGCGCGCTGCATTCTGCCCACCTCGCTGGTGATCCAGCGCGGCGGCCTGGTGTTCAGGGAAGATGACCTGCGTTCCTATGTCGTCAAAAGCCTGACGCCGCAACTGTCCGCCATGCCCGGAGAGGCGGAACTGAACGAGTTTCGTCTGCCGGAATACATTTTCCTGGCACACAGTCAGCAGCGCGTCCAGCTGGAGCCCGGCAAGCTCACGCCGGGCCGCGTGCCTCTGCGCTTCGCCGTGCAGGAGGCGGACGGCACGGTGCTGCGGCGGGTGTCCGGCACGGTCAACCTGACCCTCTGGATCACCGTGCCCGCGGCTTCCCGGCCTTTAGGCAAAGGCGACGCGCTGACGCCCGAAGCCGTGACCTTCATGCGCATCAACGCCAGCCAGCTGCGCGATCTGCCCTGGGACGGCCACGGCGGCCCCTGGCAGGTGACGCGTTCCCTGATCACGGGCGAGCCCATCCTGCAGAGCGATCTTGCCAGCCAGCTTATGGTCCGGCGCGGCACGATACTGAGCTTGATTTACACGCGCGGCAATCTGCGCATGACCACCCAGGCGGAAGCCCTGGCGGACGGCGAACCCGGCGCCACGATTCCGGTGCGGAATTTGCAAACCAAAAAGCAGATCTACGCCACCGTCAAAGACGGCAGCACAGTGGAGATACATTAGGCCGTCTCATCGCGGCTGAGAGGAGTGGAGCGTATGAAGACACAACTGATCGTCCCGGTCCTGGGGCTGGCTTTTCTGCTCTGCGCGGCCTGCGGAGGCGGCGCGCACAAGCGCCCGGCCCTGCAGCATCCGGTCACGCCGCCGCAGGAATACCGCCAGGAAACCAGCGGCCCGAACAATCCCGGCTCGCTCTTCGCCGCCAGCGAGGAGGACACCCTCTTTGCCGACAGCCGCGCCCGGCGCGTGGGCGACATCGTGGTGGTCAAATTGGTGGAAAACACCAAGGCCCAGAACAAGGCCGAAACCACGGCCAACAAGGACGGCTCTAACGACTACCAGGTCGCCGCCATGTTCGGCAAAAGCAAGACCGGCTTTGTGCCCCTGGTGGGCATCGGCCCGCAGGCCCGCGTGGGCACGCCGGTGCTGAACACCTCGTCGGTCAGCGATCTTTCGGCCACGGGCAAGACCAAGCGTGAAAATTACGTGACCACCTCCATGGCGGCCCGTGTCCTGCGCGTGCTGCCCGGCGGCCTGCTGCAGATCGAGGGCGCGCGCGAGATCCGGGTCAACGAGGAAACCGAGTACATGGTGGTGCGCGGCATGATCCGCGCCAAGGACGTGGATGCGGAAAACAGCGTCTATTCCACCCAGATCGCGGATGCGAGCATTGAATACTACGGACGCGGCGTGCTGGCCGACAAGCAGAAGCCGGGCTGGTTTACACGGCTGATGGATAATATTTGGCCCTTCTGAGGCGTGTCCGCGGAAAAATAGAAACAGAATTTCCAAATGCCGGGCGTGCCCCAATCTCGCCGGGATACAACATCCGGCCTCCATCCGGATGGCAAAAGGCGGAGCTCCCCCTCCGCCTTTTTGTATGCCCGGGATATTTTTTCTAAAAAAATATCTGGGGCCGTCGATTAAGGATCGGCGGAGGCAAAAGCGTGAGAATGATCACGCTTTTTGTTGAAAGCGTGATTTTAAAGGGGTTCAGGGAGTTGGCGGCGCGCGGGGAGTGGAATTACCCCGCGGCAAGGCGGGATGGGCACCGGAAAGCGTGACAGGCTGGACCTTTGATCTGAAAGCGTTTATATAATCAGGTATTCAATAATGACATTGCGGCGGCGGAAAACCGTCGCCATAGATGCGGACTTCGCACCGCAGCAAGGAGAAAGAGTATGAAAACCAGCGCAAGAAATGTTTTTCACGGCAAAGTTGTTGCGGTCCGTTCCGGCGCGGTCAATGATGAAGTGGAACTGAGCGTCGAGGGCGGCCAAACCATTGTGGCTTCCATCACCCAGGCCAGCACCGAAAAGCTGGGCCTCAAGCCCGGCGTGGAAGCCATGGCCCTGATCAAGGCCAGCTTTGTCCTGCTGATGAACGACGCCGAGGACTATCTGCTCTCCACCCGCAACCAGTTCAACGGCACGGTGGCCAAGGTCACTCCCGGCGCGGTCAATGCCGAAGTGCTGGTGGACCTGCCCGGCGGCGCGGGCATCACCTCCATCGTGACCATGGGCAGCGTGGACAAGCTCCAGCTGGCTCCGGGCAAAAAAGTCACGGCCATCGTCAAGGCCATGCACGTCATCCTGGCCGTGTCCAAGTAAGGCGCGGGGCAGCGTTTTTTCGCCTGAGGGGGCGCGTCGCACGGCGGCGCGCCCCTTTGTCTTTGGTGCGGAGTGGAGGTATGCTTGGGGCGTGTCATTTTATTCGTAAGGAGAAACAATATGAACATTCTGGAATGCATCAGAACACGACGCAGCATACGCACATATACGGACAGGCACATTGAGGAGGAGACCCTGCGCGAACTTCTGACGCTGGGCGTCAAGGCGGCCACGGGCTCCAACGAGCAGCCCTGGGGTTTCGCGGTCATTCAGGACAGGGAGGAAATCCGCTTCCTTTCCGAAACGGCCAGGGCCTGGCTCCTGGAAAATCTCGACGCCTACCCCTATTTTGAGCAATACAGGGAGTGGCTGGACAAACCTTCCTACAGCGTGTTCAACCATGCCGACACCTTGTTGCTTATTTACGGCGATACGGCGTCCCACTGGTATGTCTACGACTGCACTCTGTGCGCGGCCAATATTATGCTTGCCGCGCACAGCATGGGCATCGGTTCCTGCTGGCTGGGCTTCGGCGAGCATGTTCTGGATACGCCCGAATTCAAGCGGGCTCACAATGTACCGGGGTCCTACTCCCTGGTCTGTCCCATGAGTCTGGGCTACAGCAAAGGAAAGCTGCCGCCGTCGGAGCGGAGAGACCCCCTGGTATTTTCCTGGCAAAAGGCCTGAACGGGTTTCCCAGACGGATAAAAAAGAGGGAGCGGCGTCCGGACATGCGATCCGGCCGCCGCTCCTGCTTTCATCTAAAGCAAGGCGATCCGCCTTGGAGCGGATTACCTTTGAGAAGGTGCCAGTTTTCGCAGCCGCCTTTTCAAAGTTATTTTGCTCTAATGGGTGTATTCCAACACCGGGAAATCGTCTCCCAGTTTGCGGCGGATGGCCGCCAACATCATGTCCCGGTTGGGACAGGGAAAGCCGATGGGGTTGCCCGTGGTGATACAGGAGGCCAGGGCCACGGCCTCGGCGCCCCGGTCGCGGAGCATCTGGGCACGCAGCACGGCGCGCTTGCCGGGACAGCCCCCGCAGGAAATGAAGCCCACCACCTCGCAGGCCCCCAGAGCTTCAAACGAGCCCTTGCCTTTGGCGGCCGTGACGAAGTCCGTGGTTCCGGGGCAGTAATCCTCTGTCTGCTGGCAACGAATAATGCCGACTTTCATGGTATGTCCTCCTGAGATATGCGTGTAACTTCGAGCCCGTGGCCCTTTATGCCGTCGTTTACAGCGGAACAGTGGAATAATGGGAACATGGGGCGGCGGGCGATGTGGGCCGCCTGAACATTGCTCGCCGCCCAAGCGCATAACGTTCTATTCCCCCAATCGGACGCCGGGCCGCATGATCCGGCCGGTGAGCCGGGTTTCATAGCCGCCCAGATTTTCCAGGCGGGTTTTGAAGGCATCGGTCAGCAGCATGTCGCGCACGGCCAGAATGCGCGGGTCTTCCCAGAAGCGTTCGGGAACAGCCAGATCATAGCGCTCGCGCGCCAGGGGCACGAAATCCAGGCCCAAAGCCCGCGCCGCCGCGAAAATACCCATGCCGCAGTCCGCCGCGCCGGTCAGCACGTTGACGGCCACGGCCATATGGGTGCTTTCCTCCTTGGCGTAGCCGTCCACGTCGGCCGGTTTGAGGCCCGCGCGCCGCAGATGCCAGTCAAAGAGAATGCGCGTGCCCGCGCCGCGCTGGCGGTTGATGTAGCGCAGGCCCCGGCCCTTGAGATCCTCCACGCCCTGAATGCCTTTGGGGTTGCCCGCCGGGACGATCAGGCCCTGCTGACGGATGGCCAGATTGAGCAGGATGATTCTGCCTGCGGGATAATATTTGTGCAGAAAGGCGAAATTGAAGTCGCCGGTGTCTTCTTCCAGCAGATGCATGCCCGCAATATGGCAGGCATTCTTTTTCAGGGCCGTGATGCCGCCCATGCTGCCCACGTGCGCGGAAATCAGGCGGAAGGCGTGCGGCAGGCCCATGAGTTCATCGGCCAGGAGGTCCAGCACGTTGTCGTGGCTGCCCACGCAGATCAGATTGTCATAGAGCCGGGCGGGCGGCACGGAAAGCCGTGCCCGCACCAGGCTGCCTTCGGCCGCGCCCTCGGCCTCGGCCGGGATGCGCATGACCGCCTGGGCGCGCGTCACGGTGCTGATGTTGCCCGCGCCCCGGTTGAGCGGGATGCCCACGGCCTTTTCCCCCACCCGGCCCACGGCCAGATGCACGAATTCCTCCAGGCCCAGGCGCGAAGGCAGGCTGCGGGTCAGCTCCACTTCGATTTCGGGCCGCGCGGGCAGGGGCCGATGGGCCAGCAGGCAGATGGCCGGGGTGATCAGTTCCTCAAAGCAGATCAGGCTGCTCACCGGATAGCCCGGCGCGCCGAACACGGGCCGCCCCCGGCAGATGGCCGCCAGCGAGGGCTTGCCGGGCATGGCCGCGATGCCGTGGACCAGAATTTCCCCTTCGCTTTCCAGGATCGAGCGGGTGTAGTCCTTGCTGCCCGCCGAGGAACCGGCGCAGAAGATGACCACATGCGCGCCCGCGTCCAGGCTGTCCCGCAGGGCCGCGCGCAATTGCTCAGGCTGGTCCGGCACGGGTTTGACGCGCTCCACCCGGCAGCCCAGCTCGCGGGCCAGGGCCGCCAGCACCTGGGAGTTGGATTCCACCACCTGCCCCCGGCCCGGATCGGGCCGCTGCTCGAAGTCCAGCACCTCGTCGCCGGTGGGGATGATGCGCACCAGCACCCGCTCCCATACCGGCACCTCCCAGATGCCGCCGGAGAGCAGGGCCCCCACGTCGCAGGGCCGGATCTGGTGGTTGCGCGGGAAGAGCAGTTCCGTGGCCACAATGTCCTCGCCGATGCGCCGCACATGCTGCCAGGGAAAGGCCGGGGCCTCGATGCTCACGCCGCCCTTGCCGTCCACGGCCACGTGCTCGATCATGATCACGGCGTCGCAGTCCGCGGGCAGGGGATGGCCGGTATTGACCGCGAAACAGCTTTCGCCCTCGCGCAACAGCACGGGCTCGCCCTCGCGCGCCGCAAAGGTGTCCGCCGCGCGTACGGCGTAGCCGTCCATGGCCGCCGCATGGCAGGTGGGCGAGGAATAACGGGCGTGCACGGCCTCGTACAGCACCCGGCCCACGGCCTCCTGGGCCGGGCAGAGCGTTTTGCCCGGCGCGGGCGCGGGCACGTCACCCCGCACTGTGGATCGGGCCAGGGCGTCCAGCACTTTGCCCACTGCCTCGGGCAGGGACAGGGTTTTCAGATAGACGTTGCGTTTGAAAGACATGGGCTTCTCCTGGGGCCGATGGCGCCAATTGCGCCAACTGCGCGGATAAACGTGTTCCCGGCCAGCATAGCCGCTTTGTGGGCAAAGGGAAAGAAGGACGGGCTTTGGCGGGGCCGCGCGGCGGCGATCATGAAAAAACGCCGGAATGAAAAAGAAAATCTTACCCTGGCGGAACTTTCGTATCTGCAAATGCTTGCTCAGGATTTGCTAGAGTATACAGATTCAGATTTAGATACCGCCATCATAGAGGGAAAAATTCAGGAGGTACATCATGCCTGAACGTAGTCGGATTTTAGAGGGAGTCTATGAAACTGCGAATGATCCGCATTCGGCAGAAATCATGAACAAGCGTCGTTTGCAGACATATGAAGCTATCTATCAAGCTCTTCAAGTCCCAAATATACAGAACAAGTCAAAGCATTGCGTAGTAGCTTGCAAGTAAGCCAGAGCGTGTTTGCCATGTACATAAATACCAGCACCTCGACAGTACCCGCATGGGAGGCAGGCAAAAAATACTGGCGGCCCTTCATGCAAACTTTTAGACATAATCAGTCGAAAAGGTATTGAAATACTTTTATAATAAGTTGTTTTATCGGCATAGAGATTTACAAAAAGCCCCAGATGGGGCTTTTGGGAGAACTTTCATTGCTCCAAGGAGGCTGTATTCATCCAAAACTCTCTAATATCATAGCCCTTTCTTGCAAGTGCAATACAGAGTTTATTCGTTATATAGTCTAATTTTTCACACAATGTAATATCTTCATTTCTTACTCCAAGTGCTTGGGCAATAACACTTGCTTCGGGTTCAACACCCAAAATTTCAGATAAAAGCTCTACTATTTCTATAGGCGCTTTTTTTGATATAAGCTCTCTTATGTCAATACCGTGTCGTGCTAGAGCTATATAAATTTCATCTGAAATGCTGCCTTTTTTTCACTCTCATAAAAGACTGATGGCCGCACATCAAGAATCATTGCGGCCTCAAAAGATGTATTTACATTAAGTCGCTGAAGGATTGGTTCTAATAGTTTTGAAGAAAATTTTTTCCCAAAATTGGTTGATGTTTTTGATTCTGTAGTCATGATAGACTCCTAGTTAAATGTTGAATAACAGAACCTATAGCTAACCAACCCATGCAGAATGAAGACCGAGTGCATCAAAATAGCAATCCTTGTAATAAATATCTCCTATACCAAAGAGAATCCACATTGGAGAAACATTGTTTGTTGCGTGAAGTACCATCAACCAGTACATGGAATGTGATTTTCTTCCATAAGAGTTGCGATGGCAGAAATATCAGTGTGAAGTATCTCTGCCAGCTCTTGCGGTTTGGTTGTTTTTGTAACTTCGTATAAGCGTATAAGAATATATTTGGGGTCATCTACATAAATATCAAACTTGTTTTGAGATGTTATATTTAATAACATATTGTCTCCAAGTGTTAGAAA is a genomic window containing:
- a CDS encoding flagellar hook-basal body protein, translated to MQDALFSGLFGALTTEHRMNFIANNLANVNTHGYKRDTLAFKDTMASYAHDEIREPLMNLRSDPLFPEPKNMARPRVAVSQIDFSQGSMQFTGDPLDVAINGENAFFRVTTPNGDYLTRNGHFLLSGDGTVMTPQGYPLQGTGGNVVIPAGTRNVLIGGDGQVIADGAVVNQIALINVDDPQNLEKLGHNLFRPREKVAVAEGDAYLAGARLEQGFAEAANVQVVTEMVNMIEVQRQFEAYQKVMQSSDSLDRAANEKIGRRQG
- the flgG gene encoding flagellar basal-body rod protein FlgG — translated: MMRSLYTGATGMVAQQLNIDVISNNLANVNTTGFKKSRAEFEDLMYQTMKIAGSITEGDNRLPVGIQVGMGVRPTAVHKFFTQGDFQNTGNALDVAVEGDGFFQVDVNGELMYTRAGSFKLNQDGTVVTANGYILQPEFAVPAETKNISISSTGHIAALDSEGQEIAGAEIPLYTFINPAGLDARGRNLYTPTEASGAETEGVPGTDNVGTLAQGFLEMSNVEVVDEMVNMIVGQRAYEVNSKAIQTSDSMLGMAVQLKRS
- the flgA gene encoding flagellar basal body P-ring formation chaperone FlgA; this translates as MLTMQGISARKSAVAPVLAVVLALLCTLWPAPLRAWPQGGVPQAVWQDSERNNRRSPSQIKRQLRPPQVRAAQLPLADDAQDQRAAKTRGLIAANAAPLAAPPASGDQLPMLEQGEWRLKVAPAAVTNTDSVLLGDIAAPLGHMDPALWSDLKSRRLWPAPPEEGKPLQINRSRLSQALRQSLGNELAARCILPTSLVIQRGGLVFREDDLRSYVVKSLTPQLSAMPGEAELNEFRLPEYIFLAHSQQRVQLEPGKLTPGRVPLRFAVQEADGTVLRRVSGTVNLTLWITVPAASRPLGKGDALTPEAVTFMRINASQLRDLPWDGHGGPWQVTRSLITGEPILQSDLASQLMVRRGTILSLIYTRGNLRMTTQAEALADGEPGATIPVRNLQTKKQIYATVKDGSTVEIH
- a CDS encoding flagellar basal body L-ring protein FlgH — its product is MKTQLIVPVLGLAFLLCAACGGGAHKRPALQHPVTPPQEYRQETSGPNNPGSLFAASEEDTLFADSRARRVGDIVVVKLVENTKAQNKAETTANKDGSNDYQVAAMFGKSKTGFVPLVGIGPQARVGTPVLNTSSVSDLSATGKTKRENYVTTSMAARVLRVLPGGLLQIEGAREIRVNEETEYMVVRGMIRAKDVDAENSVYSTQIADASIEYYGRGVLADKQKPGWFTRLMDNIWPF
- a CDS encoding TOBE domain-containing protein gives rise to the protein MKTSARNVFHGKVVAVRSGAVNDEVELSVEGGQTIVASITQASTEKLGLKPGVEAMALIKASFVLLMNDAEDYLLSTRNQFNGTVAKVTPGAVNAEVLVDLPGGAGITSIVTMGSVDKLQLAPGKKVTAIVKAMHVILAVSK
- a CDS encoding nitroreductase family protein codes for the protein MNILECIRTRRSIRTYTDRHIEEETLRELLTLGVKAATGSNEQPWGFAVIQDREEIRFLSETARAWLLENLDAYPYFEQYREWLDKPSYSVFNHADTLLLIYGDTASHWYVYDCTLCAANIMLAAHSMGIGSCWLGFGEHVLDTPEFKRAHNVPGSYSLVCPMSLGYSKGKLPPSERRDPLVFSWQKA
- a CDS encoding CGGC domain-containing protein, giving the protein MKVGIIRCQQTEDYCPGTTDFVTAAKGKGSFEALGACEVVGFISCGGCPGKRAVLRAQMLRDRGAEAVALASCITTGNPIGFPCPNRDMMLAAIRRKLGDDFPVLEYTH
- a CDS encoding molybdopterin biosynthesis protein; this translates as MSFKRNVYLKTLSLPEAVGKVLDALARSTVRGDVPAPAPGKTLCPAQEAVGRVLYEAVHARYSSPTCHAAAMDGYAVRAADTFAAREGEPVLLREGESCFAVNTGHPLPADCDAVIMIEHVAVDGKGGVSIEAPAFPWQHVRRIGEDIVATELLFPRNHQIRPCDVGALLSGGIWEVPVWERVLVRIIPTGDEVLDFEQRPDPGRGQVVESNSQVLAALARELGCRVERVKPVPDQPEQLRAALRDSLDAGAHVVIFCAGSSAGSKDYTRSILESEGEILVHGIAAMPGKPSLAAICRGRPVFGAPGYPVSSLICFEELITPAICLLAHRPLPARPEIEVELTRSLPSRLGLEEFVHLAVGRVGEKAVGIPLNRGAGNISTVTRAQAVMRIPAEAEGAAEGSLVRARLSVPPARLYDNLICVGSHDNVLDLLADELMGLPHAFRLISAHVGSMGGITALKKNACHIAGMHLLEEDTGDFNFAFLHKYYPAGRIILLNLAIRQQGLIVPAGNPKGIQGVEDLKGRGLRYINRQRGAGTRILFDWHLRRAGLKPADVDGYAKEESTHMAVAVNVLTGAADCGMGIFAAARALGLDFVPLARERYDLAVPERFWEDPRILAVRDMLLTDAFKTRLENLGGYETRLTGRIMRPGVRLGE